The proteins below come from a single Roseiflexus sp. RS-1 genomic window:
- the htpX gene encoding zinc metalloprotease HtpX, with product MTRLTNTLKTTALLATLTVLLVLAGQWFGGTQGMLIAFLIAVLMNGGAYWFSDKLALSMAGAREVDRYEAPRLYQMVAQLAQRANLPMPRVYLIDSAAPNAFATGRSPKHGAVAVTTGLLQLLNDNEVAAVIAHELGHIKNRDTLISTIAATFAGAVAILADMAQWALLLGGFGRHDDEGEDSGVAGVVGGLLLILVAPIAATLIQLAISRTREFEADAAGATISGEPLALASALRKIEAWKQQLPLATNPAMANLYIINPLDGGAIVRLFSTHPPTEERIARLEQMAFHRRALVW from the coding sequence ATGACGAGACTGACGAATACATTGAAAACGACAGCCCTGCTGGCGACTCTGACCGTGCTGCTGGTTCTGGCGGGCCAGTGGTTTGGCGGGACGCAGGGTATGCTGATTGCTTTCCTGATTGCCGTCTTGATGAACGGCGGGGCATACTGGTTTTCCGACAAACTGGCGTTGAGCATGGCAGGCGCGCGGGAGGTCGACCGGTACGAAGCGCCGCGTCTCTACCAGATGGTTGCTCAACTGGCGCAGCGCGCCAATCTGCCGATGCCGCGCGTCTATCTGATCGACTCGGCGGCGCCAAATGCATTTGCGACCGGGCGCAGTCCAAAGCATGGCGCGGTTGCAGTGACAACCGGGTTGCTGCAACTGCTGAATGATAACGAAGTTGCTGCGGTCATTGCGCACGAGTTGGGGCATATCAAGAACCGGGACACGTTGATCAGCACAATTGCGGCAACGTTTGCCGGCGCCGTGGCAATTCTGGCGGATATGGCGCAGTGGGCGCTGTTGCTTGGCGGGTTTGGACGTCACGACGATGAGGGAGAGGATAGCGGGGTTGCAGGAGTGGTGGGCGGATTGCTGCTCATCCTGGTTGCGCCAATTGCAGCGACGTTGATCCAGCTGGCGATTTCGCGCACACGCGAGTTTGAGGCTGATGCCGCAGGCGCGACGATCAGCGGTGAACCGCTGGCGCTGGCTTCGGCGCTGCGCAAAATTGAGGCATGGAAGCAGCAACTGCCGCTGGCGACCAATCCGGCGATGGCTAACCTGTATATCATCAACCCGCTCGACGGCGGCGCAATCGTCCGTCTCTTCAGCACGCATCCGCCAACCGAAGAGCGCATCGCGCGGTTGGAGCAGATGGCATTCCACCGACGCGCGCTGGTCTGGTAA
- a CDS encoding Hsp20/alpha crystallin family protein, with amino-acid sequence MTTALTRFEPFAEALRLSDAVEQLLNESWVMPRSFFSGWAGTSRIPLDLYETDEAYVVTALMPGVPSDKIDIQLEQNTLTIRGEVHAEQPKDAHYLIQERASGKIERSVRLPATVDADKISASLNDGVLTIRLPKVEHARPHRITIQAA; translated from the coding sequence ATGACAACCGCGTTGACTCGTTTCGAGCCATTCGCTGAAGCGCTGCGGCTGTCGGACGCAGTCGAGCAACTGCTGAACGAGAGCTGGGTGATGCCACGGAGCTTCTTCAGCGGTTGGGCAGGAACGTCGCGCATTCCGTTGGACCTCTACGAAACTGATGAGGCATACGTGGTGACGGCGCTCATGCCGGGTGTTCCCAGCGACAAGATCGATATCCAGCTCGAACAGAACACGCTCACCATTCGTGGTGAGGTGCATGCTGAGCAGCCGAAGGATGCGCACTATCTGATCCAGGAGCGCGCGAGCGGCAAGATCGAGCGGAGCGTCCGTCTACCCGCGACGGTAGACGCAGACAAGATCTCGGCGTCGCTCAACGATGGTGTGCTGACCATCCGGCTGCCGAAAGTCGAGCATGCTCGACCGCACCGCATCACCATCCAGGCTGCGTAA
- a CDS encoding CCA tRNA nucleotidyltransferase translates to MLQPSWYALLERLDPLFAAMMRVGGHPLLVGGAVRDLLLGLTPTDIDIEVYGVDGQTLAAALAPFGRVNVVGRSFGVLKMRLDEYEVDVALPSRRHPLPDEETGALPDYDPSLTPREALARRDFTINALALTPSGDLIDYFGGRADLEARVLRHTSEAFGDDPLRVLRAMQFAARFAMRLAPETAALCRTLLSQAAGLPPDRIWREWQKWALLGVFPSAGLRALDESGWLALYPELAALQGCPQHPRYHPEGDVWTHTLHVCDAAVRIADRDALDGHERLTLIVAALCHDLGKPPTTVIDDDGIPRSIGHSEAGVSLTQTFLVRIGAPHWIERRVTPLVREHLAHLNVQPTPRVVRRLAHRLAPATLQQWERLVEADASGRPPCPPDRPAAAFLAVAEAEGAAMSRPAPLVRGRDLIAAGVAPGPRLGALLRRAYEAQLDGVFSTAEEGVTWVLQTDEV, encoded by the coding sequence ATGCTTCAGCCGTCCTGGTATGCTCTCCTTGAACGTCTCGATCCGCTCTTCGCTGCAATGATGCGCGTCGGCGGGCATCCGCTGCTCGTGGGTGGAGCGGTGCGTGATCTGTTGCTCGGTCTCACGCCGACCGATATCGATATCGAGGTCTATGGCGTTGATGGGCAAACGCTTGCCGCTGCGCTTGCGCCATTCGGTCGCGTCAATGTCGTTGGGCGATCATTCGGCGTACTGAAAATGCGTCTCGATGAGTATGAGGTGGATGTGGCGTTGCCGTCGCGACGCCATCCGCTGCCTGATGAGGAGACCGGTGCGTTGCCGGATTACGACCCATCACTGACGCCGCGCGAGGCGCTGGCGCGACGCGATTTCACGATCAACGCGCTGGCGCTGACGCCATCCGGCGATCTGATCGACTATTTTGGCGGTCGCGCGGACCTCGAGGCGCGGGTATTACGTCACACCTCCGAGGCATTCGGCGATGATCCGCTGCGAGTGTTGCGCGCGATGCAGTTTGCTGCACGCTTTGCCATGCGTCTGGCGCCGGAGACGGCTGCGTTGTGCCGCACGTTGTTGTCGCAGGCTGCCGGTCTGCCGCCGGATCGCATCTGGCGGGAATGGCAGAAATGGGCGCTCCTCGGCGTGTTCCCATCTGCCGGGTTGCGCGCACTCGACGAATCGGGATGGCTGGCGCTCTACCCGGAACTTGCCGCGCTCCAGGGATGCCCGCAGCATCCCCGTTACCACCCTGAGGGGGATGTGTGGACGCACACGTTGCACGTCTGTGATGCTGCGGTGCGGATCGCCGACCGCGATGCGCTCGATGGTCATGAACGCCTGACACTGATCGTTGCGGCGCTGTGCCACGACCTGGGAAAACCGCCAACCACGGTGATCGATGACGATGGCATCCCGCGTAGCATCGGGCATTCGGAAGCGGGCGTGTCGTTGACCCAGACGTTTCTGGTGCGCATTGGCGCGCCGCACTGGATCGAGCGCCGGGTGACGCCGCTGGTGCGCGAACATCTGGCGCATCTCAATGTGCAACCCACACCGCGCGTTGTGCGGCGGCTGGCGCATCGTCTTGCGCCAGCGACTCTGCAACAGTGGGAGCGCCTGGTGGAAGCTGACGCCTCTGGACGTCCGCCGTGTCCGCCGGATCGACCAGCGGCGGCATTTCTGGCGGTTGCCGAAGCGGAAGGCGCAGCGATGAGCCGCCCGGCGCCACTGGTGCGCGGGCGTGACCTGATTGCGGCGGGGGTTGCGCCAGGACCGCGCCTGGGAGCGTTGCTGCGGCGCGCCTATGAAGCGCAGCTCGACGGGGTGTTCAGCACAGCGGAAGAAGGGGTGACGTGGGTGTTGCAGACCGATGAGGTTTGA
- a CDS encoding alpha-amylase family glycosyl hydrolase encodes MATQPAEYLWWQRGVIYQIYPRSFQDSNGDGVGDLRGIRSRLDYLVDLGVDAIWLSPIFPSPMADFGYDVSDYCDIHPLFGTLTDFDTLVADAHRRNLKVILDFVPNHTSDQHPWFIESRSSRSNPKRDWYIWRDPAPDGGPPNNWLSYFGGSAWEYDATTGQYYLHLFLKEQPDLNWRNPQVQAAMLDAMRFWLDRGVDGFRVDVMWLMIKDDQFRDNPPNPAWKPGMMPHMRLLETYSADQPDVHTIVAMMRRVLDSYDERMMVGEIYLPYDRLMRYYGTPEAPEAHLPFNFALVLLPWDAQTIAQTIALYEALLPPFAWPNWVLGNHDQPRIASRVGEAQARVAAMLLLTLRGTPTIYYGDEIGMHNVPIPPDRVQDPFEKNVPGEGHGRDPQRTPMQWDASEYAGFSKVQPWLPVADDYRQRNVATQRNVPHSMLSLYRRLLALRRSEPALSIGSYQAVTVEGDDAARQSVLAFIREADGCRFLIALNLASHPARMNLSAIGEGTIALSTHLDRGGITVRDSLELRADEGVVVALAS; translated from the coding sequence ATGGCGACGCAACCGGCCGAATATCTCTGGTGGCAGCGCGGGGTGATCTATCAGATCTATCCGCGATCATTCCAGGACAGTAATGGCGATGGGGTTGGCGATCTGCGCGGCATTCGCTCCCGACTCGATTATCTGGTCGATCTGGGAGTTGATGCAATCTGGCTCTCTCCTATCTTTCCTTCGCCCATGGCCGATTTCGGCTACGATGTGTCCGATTACTGCGATATTCATCCCCTCTTTGGCACACTCACCGACTTCGACACCCTGGTTGCCGATGCCCATCGACGAAATCTGAAGGTCATTCTCGACTTCGTGCCAAACCACACATCGGATCAACATCCCTGGTTCATCGAGTCGCGCAGTTCGCGTAGCAACCCCAAACGTGACTGGTACATCTGGCGCGACCCGGCGCCGGATGGCGGTCCGCCGAACAACTGGCTCTCCTATTTTGGCGGATCGGCGTGGGAGTATGATGCAACTACCGGTCAGTACTATCTCCACCTCTTCCTCAAGGAACAACCTGACCTGAACTGGCGCAATCCGCAGGTGCAGGCGGCAATGCTCGACGCCATGCGCTTCTGGCTCGACCGCGGCGTGGATGGATTTCGTGTCGATGTCATGTGGCTGATGATCAAGGACGATCAGTTCCGCGATAATCCTCCCAACCCTGCCTGGAAACCCGGCATGATGCCGCATATGAGACTGCTCGAAACCTACTCCGCCGACCAACCGGATGTTCACACCATTGTTGCGATGATGCGCCGGGTGCTCGATTCATACGATGAGCGGATGATGGTCGGTGAGATCTACCTGCCGTATGATCGCCTGATGCGCTATTACGGAACCCCCGAAGCGCCTGAAGCGCACCTGCCGTTCAACTTTGCACTCGTGCTGCTGCCATGGGATGCGCAAACCATCGCGCAGACGATTGCACTGTACGAAGCGCTGCTCCCACCTTTTGCCTGGCCCAACTGGGTGCTTGGGAATCATGATCAACCCCGCATTGCCAGCCGGGTCGGTGAGGCGCAGGCGCGCGTCGCTGCCATGCTGTTGCTGACGCTGCGCGGCACGCCGACGATCTACTACGGTGATGAGATCGGGATGCACAATGTGCCGATCCCGCCCGACCGCGTGCAGGACCCGTTTGAGAAGAATGTGCCAGGTGAAGGGCATGGCCGCGATCCGCAGCGCACGCCGATGCAATGGGATGCCAGCGAGTACGCCGGCTTCAGCAAAGTTCAACCCTGGCTGCCGGTCGCCGATGATTACCGGCAGCGCAATGTGGCGACACAGCGCAACGTGCCGCACTCCATGCTCTCGCTCTATCGCCGTTTGCTGGCGCTGCGCCGCTCCGAGCCAGCGCTGTCGATCGGTTCGTATCAGGCGGTGACGGTCGAGGGAGATGATGCCGCACGACAGTCGGTGCTGGCATTCATACGCGAAGCGGATGGCTGTCGCTTTCTGATCGCCCTCAACCTTGCATCGCATCCGGCGCGGATGAACCTTTCTGCCATCGGCGAAGGAACGATTGCACTCTCGACCCATCTCGACCGCGGCGGCATCACTGTCCGCGACTCTCTGGAACTGCGCGCAGATGAAGGGGTGGTTGTGGCGCTTGCGTCTTGA
- a CDS encoding nuclease-related domain-containing protein, with product MAVQVWIGEKPEHANERRAIMALARGLDRLDGLYLILANFSVGGRNIDLVIIKQDGIFIIELKHCDGKVFGDVNGPWFVEGSNGERKRLNPGRKNPYNQVISYYYNLVNFLNDHRAELLSPQKAKTVDFRTCRRLVVIAPTLQEGSRVETDWKVDLKGLDELPAYLVTERSSEIDLTDEEMLRIPELLHLTRWAEINTLLKGVLPRLDEPTVVVERPASPEHPVIDVPPTEQARTLTADPEAQQVSTPAPPTSNRRLASLWQSWTGRVALASGLVILALIGILFSQGRSAPRPDQSAQSLVVSTSLPAGGADAGAISPVSTCVWSGFQPVGRRMINGVWENVGVGGNAPGLSPDVVVTLEEVEFCNGKMTLRWSLRNNLSDQSIVLPLTAENIEVRDSVGTRYLVADDLSQPRELRAPPGERVRGSAIIDRPVNLNASTLVVVLKKLPFGETTWLVPTPGTG from the coding sequence ATGGCTGTGCAGGTCTGGATCGGTGAGAAACCAGAACACGCAAATGAGCGGCGCGCAATTATGGCGCTGGCGCGCGGTCTGGACCGTCTCGACGGTCTGTACCTGATCCTTGCCAATTTCAGCGTCGGCGGTCGAAACATCGACCTGGTCATTATCAAGCAAGACGGGATTTTCATCATCGAACTGAAGCATTGCGACGGCAAGGTCTTCGGCGATGTCAACGGTCCGTGGTTTGTCGAAGGCTCCAACGGCGAGCGCAAACGGTTGAACCCCGGGCGCAAGAATCCATACAACCAGGTCATTTCGTATTACTACAATCTGGTCAATTTTCTCAACGACCATCGCGCTGAATTGCTGTCGCCCCAGAAGGCGAAGACGGTCGATTTTCGCACCTGCCGTCGCCTGGTTGTGATTGCGCCGACGCTTCAGGAAGGCTCACGCGTCGAAACCGACTGGAAGGTCGATCTCAAAGGGCTTGATGAGTTGCCCGCCTACCTGGTGACCGAGCGTTCGAGCGAAATCGACCTCACCGATGAGGAGATGCTCCGCATCCCGGAACTGCTCCACCTCACGCGCTGGGCGGAGATCAATACGTTGCTCAAAGGCGTGCTCCCGCGCCTCGATGAACCGACCGTTGTCGTGGAACGTCCGGCGTCGCCGGAACATCCTGTGATCGATGTTCCGCCAACCGAACAGGCGCGAACATTAACTGCTGATCCTGAAGCGCAACAGGTATCGACGCCAGCACCTCCAACGTCCAATCGGCGCCTGGCATCTCTCTGGCAATCCTGGACTGGTCGTGTCGCGCTGGCATCAGGACTGGTCATCCTTGCGCTGATCGGCATCCTGTTCAGCCAGGGGCGTTCCGCTCCCCGTCCGGATCAATCGGCGCAGAGCCTGGTGGTTTCGACCAGCCTTCCTGCCGGTGGCGCCGACGCCGGCGCCATTTCGCCGGTCAGTACCTGTGTCTGGAGCGGGTTCCAACCGGTCGGACGGCGCATGATCAACGGGGTCTGGGAGAATGTCGGCGTCGGCGGCAACGCGCCTGGACTATCCCCCGATGTGGTGGTAACCCTCGAAGAGGTTGAGTTCTGCAACGGCAAAATGACGCTGCGCTGGAGCCTGCGGAACAACCTGAGCGACCAGAGCATTGTGTTGCCGCTGACAGCGGAGAACATCGAGGTGCGCGACTCGGTCGGAACGCGCTACCTGGTGGCGGATGACCTCTCTCAACCGCGCGAACTGCGCGCCCCCCCCGGCGAAAGAGTGCGAGGAAGCGCTATCATTGATCGCCCTGTCAATTTGAATGCTTCCACCCTGGTGGTTGTACTGAAGAAACTTCCCTTCGGCGAAACGACCTGGCTGGTGCCGACGCCGGGAACGGGGTGA
- a CDS encoding transposase, which produces MPRRALRSYPTKYATDLTDEQWAAIAPLVVTPSSNGGRPTEIDRRAIVNALLYKHRTGCQWRMLPKDFPPMSSVRYYFDKWNRDGTLVKIDDTLRQLARHALDRDPEPSISALDS; this is translated from the coding sequence ATGCCACGACGTGCGCTTCGATCCTATCCAACGAAGTATGCAACCGATCTGACCGATGAACAGTGGGCCGCTATCGCACCGTTGGTCGTCACCCCGTCGTCCAACGGCGGCCGCCCGACCGAAATCGATCGCCGCGCGATCGTCAACGCGCTGCTGTACAAACATCGCACGGGCTGCCAGTGGCGCATGCTTCCGAAAGATTTTCCGCCGATGAGTTCGGTTCGGTACTATTTCGACAAATGGAATCGCGATGGAACATTGGTCAAAATCGATGATACGCTGCGTCAACTGGCGCGACACGCGCTGGATCGCGACCCAGAGCCGTCCATCAGCGCCCTGGACTCCTGA
- a CDS encoding NAD(P)/FAD-dependent oxidoreductase — MASIQNSFTARALEGAAALASTAWPVMERLLPERLEFDDTQSIWHAGTSDYRPRPSLEGSITADLAIIGGGFTGVSTAYHIAQRFPQRRIVLLEATSLANGASGRNGGLALNWINGIDTSDPDLTRKVYGLTSAGLCAIRTLIERHRLPVDHRFDGTLTLHTSPERAEAAHAEGEYLRGLGIPVQFLYRNELAPQFNARGVYGATFEPDTGQINGAQFVRGLRPILEERGVAIYEQTPVLRLRVGREIHLTTPRGEVRSQAVVLATNGYTSKLGLFRDALFPLHSSVFATAPLTPAQREELGWRSFAGFADDRDRISYGSLTCTGHLVFGGGSNQAYAYLFNNRTRFPMQSGIARRAQEAIRQTLLEYFPAASALPIACRWSGVLGITLNRQPLWGRCGEYRNIYYALGYSGHGITLANLAGEFIADLYGGDDSRWRWLPFYERRYPPIPPEPFRWLGYQAFTRLTGRSPRV, encoded by the coding sequence ATGGCTTCGATCCAAAACTCGTTCACAGCGCGTGCGCTGGAAGGCGCTGCCGCACTGGCATCCACAGCCTGGCCCGTGATGGAGCGGCTTTTGCCTGAGCGCCTGGAGTTTGATGATACTCAGTCTATCTGGCATGCCGGGACGTCGGACTATCGACCACGTCCATCGCTCGAAGGTTCCATCACTGCCGACCTTGCCATTATTGGCGGCGGGTTCACCGGCGTCAGCACCGCGTATCATATCGCACAGCGCTTTCCCCAACGGCGCATTGTCCTGCTCGAAGCGACATCGCTGGCGAATGGCGCCAGTGGACGGAACGGCGGTCTGGCGCTGAACTGGATCAACGGGATCGACACGAGCGATCCCGACCTGACCCGCAAGGTTTATGGGTTGACGAGCGCCGGGTTGTGCGCCATCCGCACCCTGATTGAACGTCACCGTCTCCCGGTCGATCATCGTTTCGATGGCACATTGACGCTGCATACCAGCCCTGAACGCGCCGAAGCTGCGCACGCCGAAGGGGAATATCTGCGCGGGTTGGGCATTCCGGTGCAGTTCCTGTACCGCAATGAACTGGCGCCACAGTTCAACGCTCGCGGCGTGTATGGGGCGACGTTCGAGCCGGATACCGGGCAGATCAACGGAGCGCAGTTTGTGCGCGGATTGCGTCCAATTCTGGAGGAGCGCGGCGTTGCGATCTATGAGCAGACGCCGGTGCTTCGTCTCCGGGTCGGTCGAGAGATCCATCTGACGACGCCACGCGGCGAGGTGCGGTCACAGGCGGTGGTGCTGGCGACAAATGGCTACACCAGCAAGTTGGGGTTGTTCCGCGATGCGCTGTTCCCGCTGCATTCAAGCGTGTTTGCCACGGCGCCGCTCACCCCGGCTCAACGGGAGGAACTGGGATGGCGCTCGTTTGCCGGGTTTGCTGATGATCGTGATCGCATTTCGTATGGATCGCTGACGTGTACAGGTCACCTGGTGTTTGGCGGCGGCAGTAACCAGGCGTATGCTTATCTGTTCAACAATCGTACCCGCTTCCCGATGCAGAGCGGTATTGCCCGTCGCGCTCAGGAAGCGATCCGGCAAACGCTGTTGGAATATTTTCCGGCGGCGTCGGCGCTGCCCATCGCCTGCCGCTGGAGCGGGGTTCTGGGGATCACGCTGAACCGTCAACCGCTGTGGGGTCGGTGCGGCGAATACCGGAATATCTACTACGCGCTGGGGTACTCTGGTCACGGGATTACACTGGCGAATCTTGCCGGTGAGTTCATTGCCGACCTGTACGGCGGGGATGACAGCCGATGGCGGTGGTTGCCGTTCTATGAGCGGCGTTACCCACCCATACCGCCGGAGCCGTTCCGCTGGTTGGGGTATCAGGCATTCACCCGGCTTACCGGGCGTTCACCACGGGTGTAG
- a CDS encoding HAMP domain-containing protein, translating to MSWSLTRKTAVLAVGYLIILGVLAIDLIFTVIEIQNVANDLNQAIIDDVQTVAAINLAAQQFLTESYSYLQTRHPAEYEESAELLKQLEEATARMRTSEHISSLVLADIDQQHASIADEAEALLRAAQRLYNRLPSETDALTDTQREAFYAEIELVEEQREAFTDQANAHFAGMGDVARQYIANDVTLTFADVVLALMAMVALTAGALWLIERRIVRPLRSITNVASRLAEGRLDGELPVTSNDEIGMLQQTFNRMAATVQQQASDLELHYRQVTQARDALEIAHRQAVEQLTIIQQQQEAIRELSVPVLPVSHDTLVMPLVGALDSTRLLQVQEQALERIAATRARRLLLDITGVPVVDSHVAQGLIRVVQAARLLGSDVTLIGIRSEVAQSIVGLGISLSSIRTCSDLQSALAQKGGGS from the coding sequence GTGTCGTGGAGTCTGACCCGCAAAACCGCCGTGCTGGCAGTCGGGTATCTCATTATTCTGGGGGTTCTGGCGATTGATCTGATCTTCACGGTGATCGAAATCCAGAACGTCGCCAATGATCTGAACCAGGCGATCATAGATGATGTTCAGACAGTTGCAGCAATCAATCTCGCCGCACAACAATTCCTGACCGAGTCCTACTCATATCTGCAAACCCGCCATCCTGCAGAGTACGAGGAGAGCGCCGAACTGCTCAAGCAACTGGAAGAGGCGACGGCGCGGATGCGCACTTCAGAACATATCTCCAGCCTTGTCCTGGCAGATATCGACCAACAGCATGCGTCGATTGCAGACGAGGCTGAAGCGCTCCTGCGCGCGGCGCAGCGCCTGTACAATCGGCTGCCGTCTGAAACCGACGCGCTGACCGATACGCAGCGCGAGGCGTTTTACGCAGAGATTGAACTGGTCGAGGAGCAGCGCGAGGCATTCACAGATCAGGCGAACGCGCATTTCGCAGGCATGGGCGATGTCGCCCGGCAGTACATTGCAAATGATGTTACACTCACATTCGCGGATGTTGTGCTGGCGCTGATGGCAATGGTTGCGCTGACCGCCGGCGCGCTCTGGCTGATCGAGCGCCGCATTGTGCGTCCCCTGCGCTCGATTACAAACGTGGCAAGTCGCCTGGCGGAGGGTCGTCTGGATGGCGAACTGCCAGTCACGAGCAATGACGAGATCGGCATGCTGCAACAGACGTTCAACCGTATGGCAGCAACAGTCCAGCAGCAAGCCAGTGATCTCGAGTTGCACTACCGGCAGGTGACGCAGGCGCGCGATGCGCTCGAAATAGCGCACCGACAGGCTGTCGAGCAACTGACGATTATTCAGCAGCAGCAGGAAGCCATTCGCGAATTGAGCGTCCCTGTGCTGCCGGTAAGCCATGATACCCTGGTGATGCCGCTGGTCGGTGCACTCGATAGCACCCGCCTGCTCCAGGTTCAGGAGCAGGCGCTGGAACGCATCGCAGCGACCCGCGCCCGTCGCCTGCTGCTCGACATCACCGGCGTACCGGTGGTGGACAGTCATGTGGCGCAAGGACTGATCCGCGTCGTTCAGGCGGCGCGCCTGCTTGGATCAGACGTCACCCTGATCGGCATTCGTTCCGAGGTGGCGCAGTCCATCGTCGGACTGGGAATAAGCCTGAGTAGTATTCGAACCTGCAGCGATTTGCAGAGCGCACTGGCGCAAAAAGGAGGAGGCTCGTGA
- a CDS encoding STAS domain-containing protein: MIRLTQRQIHHGTFGLLNGLGLFTLTVALFPEPQWLTIIPIVAGLAFGGGLWFAYWRGWEPARPLLIVFLTLVVALGMNEQFLESRFNHVIYTIPALALVLTGPVWVASSALALLAAFAIRTGGGPYLNPFELVTFTLIIGGMIFSRLSIDNAQRLEAAKREAEEARARAEQRERDLAAQAEELAQRNAEQQRLLELVSVLETPTIALAEGVLLAPIVGALDTRRAQALTARLLNDASAQRAQRVILDISGVTAVDTQVAQALIQTARALSLLGCQVTLTGISATVAMTLTHLGVALESIHTVRSPQEALTQTQ; the protein is encoded by the coding sequence GTGATCCGTCTGACACAACGACAGATCCATCATGGAACCTTTGGATTACTCAATGGATTGGGGTTGTTCACTCTTACTGTCGCCCTCTTTCCGGAACCGCAGTGGCTCACCATCATCCCAATCGTTGCAGGTCTGGCGTTCGGCGGCGGTCTGTGGTTCGCCTACTGGCGCGGATGGGAACCTGCCCGTCCATTGCTCATCGTTTTTCTCACCCTGGTCGTGGCGCTTGGCATGAATGAGCAGTTCCTTGAGTCGCGCTTCAATCATGTCATCTACACCATCCCAGCGCTGGCATTGGTGCTGACCGGTCCGGTCTGGGTTGCCAGCAGTGCGCTGGCGCTGCTCGCCGCCTTCGCCATTCGCACAGGCGGCGGTCCCTATCTCAATCCCTTCGAGTTGGTGACGTTTACGTTGATTATCGGCGGAATGATCTTCAGTCGCCTGTCGATCGATAACGCTCAGCGCCTGGAAGCGGCAAAGCGTGAGGCGGAAGAAGCGCGCGCTCGCGCCGAGCAGCGCGAACGCGACCTTGCGGCGCAGGCGGAGGAACTGGCACAGCGCAACGCCGAACAGCAGCGACTCCTCGAACTCGTCTCGGTGCTGGAAACGCCAACCATCGCGCTGGCAGAAGGAGTGCTGCTGGCGCCAATTGTCGGCGCGCTCGACACCCGCCGCGCGCAGGCGCTCACTGCGCGGCTGCTCAACGACGCCAGCGCCCAACGAGCGCAACGGGTCATTCTCGACATCAGCGGCGTGACGGCTGTCGACACTCAGGTGGCGCAGGCGCTCATCCAGACTGCCCGGGCGCTGAGTTTGCTCGGCTGTCAGGTGACGCTCACCGGCATCTCGGCGACCGTGGCTATGACCCTGACCCATCTGGGGGTGGCGCTGGAAAGCATCCACACCGTGCGTTCGCCGCAGGAGGCGCTGACGCAGACTCAGTGA